A single window of Luteipulveratus halotolerans DNA harbors:
- a CDS encoding PD-(D/E)XK nuclease-like domain-containing protein, with amino-acid sequence MNGYDTDPLVQNDEATYHADRSSLSQSGAKLLLDCPARFRYDMAHPVTKAAYDIGHAVHEMILGTGQGVHVVDAADWRTNAAKDAAKAAREAGRVPLLRKDFREARRMASAVRNHDIAGPLLAREGVSERSMYAEDPQTGVILRGRFDRLTTHPADGRPVFVDVKTTPKGGSNPATFARKVEEFGYYVQAPWYVDLANAAGVIDDPDALFVFVTVEKEPPYLVGVHTLAESWIDAGRERARHAIDLYADCLARDHWPAYADRITELHRPGWAA; translated from the coding sequence ATGAACGGGTACGACACCGACCCGCTCGTGCAGAACGACGAAGCCACCTACCACGCCGACCGCAGCAGCCTGTCGCAGTCCGGCGCGAAGCTGCTGCTCGACTGCCCGGCCCGGTTCCGGTACGACATGGCGCACCCCGTCACCAAAGCGGCGTACGACATCGGCCACGCCGTGCACGAGATGATCCTCGGCACCGGGCAAGGCGTGCACGTCGTCGACGCGGCCGACTGGCGCACCAACGCCGCGAAAGACGCAGCGAAGGCCGCACGCGAGGCCGGCCGGGTTCCTTTGCTGCGCAAGGACTTTCGCGAGGCCCGCCGCATGGCCTCCGCCGTGCGCAACCACGACATCGCCGGTCCGCTGCTCGCCCGCGAAGGCGTGTCCGAGCGGTCGATGTACGCCGAAGACCCGCAGACCGGCGTGATCTTGCGCGGCCGGTTCGACCGGCTCACCACGCACCCCGCCGACGGGCGCCCCGTGTTCGTCGACGTGAAGACCACGCCGAAGGGAGGCAGCAACCCCGCGACGTTCGCGCGCAAGGTCGAAGAGTTCGGCTACTACGTGCAGGCCCCGTGGTACGTCGACCTCGCGAACGCCGCCGGCGTGATCGACGACCCCGACGCGCTGTTCGTGTTCGTCACCGTCGAGAAGGAACCGCCGTACCTCGTCGGCGTGCACACCCTCGCCGAGTCATGGATCGACGCCGGCCGCGAACGCGCCCGCCACGCGATCGACCTGTACGCCGACTGCCTCGCCCGCGATCACTGGCCCGCGTACGCCGACCGCATCACCGAGCTGCACCGGCCCGGATGGGCCGCATGA
- a CDS encoding HNH endonuclease produces the protein MSYDDTCRRCGATFPGKPCEACGSTTRLHVHHKDRNWRNDEPANLMTLCASCHLRLHWREDREQRMASNTWVKAARANTA, from the coding sequence ATGAGCTACGACGACACGTGCCGCCGGTGCGGTGCGACGTTCCCCGGCAAGCCGTGCGAGGCGTGCGGCTCGACGACTCGGCTGCACGTTCACCACAAGGACCGGAACTGGCGGAACGACGAACCGGCGAACCTGATGACGCTGTGCGCGTCGTGCCACCTGAGGCTGCACTGGCGGGAGGACAGGGAGCAGCGGATGGCCTCGAATACGTGGGTCAAGGCTGCACGTGCAAACACCGCCTGA
- a CDS encoding recombinase RecT: protein MTTTDQNDPKGRTMTNTELEQHRAGTDLTIAEGQHAFTDQQRAALAHIGVADAPEGDLGLFFHVAKRSGLDPFARQIYMIGRQESQPNPNGDGWVKVTKWTIQTGIDGFRLIGRRAAARARQTVSVEAVEWAGEQRGWSPVWSKSWGNPVAARVTIRRDGDPFTATALFDEYAQTKRNGELTRMWAQRPGGQIAKCAEALAWRMAFPQDLSGIYTDDEMQQADRPAEAAATAPARDRLATLAVPAAEPDVVDAEVEPDEPSLAELFDRVGLPDNAARLAFCRELTDRPDIATAADLTNDEMRAVRAALIEQHDEQNKAAE from the coding sequence ATGACCACCACCGACCAGAACGACCCGAAGGGACGCACCATGACCAACACCGAGCTTGAGCAGCACCGCGCCGGCACCGACCTCACGATCGCAGAGGGACAGCACGCATTCACCGACCAGCAGCGCGCCGCGCTCGCGCACATCGGAGTCGCCGACGCGCCCGAGGGCGACCTCGGTCTGTTCTTCCACGTCGCGAAGCGATCCGGTCTCGACCCGTTCGCCCGACAGATCTACATGATCGGCCGGCAGGAGTCGCAGCCGAACCCGAACGGCGACGGGTGGGTCAAGGTCACGAAGTGGACGATCCAAACCGGCATCGACGGGTTCCGACTCATCGGCCGCCGCGCCGCCGCTCGAGCACGACAGACCGTGTCCGTCGAAGCGGTCGAGTGGGCCGGCGAGCAGCGCGGGTGGTCGCCCGTGTGGTCGAAGTCGTGGGGCAACCCCGTAGCGGCCCGCGTCACGATCCGCCGTGACGGCGACCCGTTCACCGCGACCGCACTGTTCGACGAGTACGCGCAGACGAAGCGCAACGGCGAGCTGACCCGCATGTGGGCGCAGCGGCCCGGCGGGCAGATCGCGAAGTGCGCCGAGGCTCTCGCGTGGCGTATGGCGTTCCCGCAGGATCTGTCGGGTATCTACACCGACGACGAGATGCAGCAGGCCGACCGGCCCGCCGAGGCCGCCGCGACGGCGCCCGCGCGTGACCGACTCGCCACCCTCGCCGTACCGGCCGCCGAGCCCGACGTCGTCGACGCCGAGGTCGAGCCCGACGAGCCCAGCCTCGCCGAGCTGTTCGACCGCGTCGGCCTGCCCGACAATGCCGCACGCCTCGCGTTCTGCCGCGAGCTCACCGACCGGCCCGACATCGCGACCGCGGCCGACCTCACCAACGACGAGATGCGCGCCGTCCGGGCCGCGCTCATCGAGCAGCACGACGAGCAGAACAAGGCGGCCGAGTGA